From Capra hircus breed San Clemente chromosome 1, ASM170441v1, whole genome shotgun sequence:
TGCAGTTGAGCACCAGGACTGGCCATGTGGCTGTGCCTGACTGTCTCTGGTTCACAGGACAGcaccccctccccgccgccccccaCCAAAGACCTGCCCAATCCAAGAAACCCCAATGGAAAAACGAAGTTCAGACATGGAGGGGACAGAATAAGATCCTGTGCAAACAAATCTACTTTTAAATGGTCACCCGGCTGATGGGTCCCTGTTAACAACGTCTGGTCTCTATCTGACAAGCAGGAAGACGTGTGGAATGTCCCTCAGAGTGCCTTTTATATCTCACAGTGTGCACATTCCAAGCAGAGccttctgaagaggaggcccCGGAGTAGTCACTACGTTCCCAGCAGAACTTTTTGAAGAGGAGGCCCTGGGGCCGAGCCTGCCCAAGAATACTCACTATATTCCCAGCAGAGCTTTTTAAAGAGGAGGCCCTGGAGTACTCTCTACGTTCCCAGCAGAGCTTCTTGAAGAGCAGGCCCTGGTGCTGAGCCTGCCCAAGAGTACTCACTACATTCCCAGCAGAGCTTTTTGAAGAGGAGGTCCCGGGGCCGAGCCTGCCCAGGAGTACTCACTACGTTCCCATCAGAGCCTTCTGAAGAGCAGGCCCCAGGGCTGAGCCCGCCCAGGAGTACTCTTTACGTTCCTAGAAGAGCCTTTTGAAGAGAAGGCCCCAGGGCTGAGCCTGCCCAGTACTCACTTCTTGCGCCGGCGCCCGTACAGCTCCCGTCGCAGCTCCCGGGAGATGGGCTTCAGGTGCATGAAGTTGCAGAAGCCACCCCGCGTGCACTCCCTGCAGGAGAACAGAACGGTCACGCTGGGTACAcaacccctcctcccctgcctgctTCCCCTGGGCCGGCCTGCACCTACCCCATCTCGTACTGGCGGCAGCAGGCTTCTCTGAAGTCAGTCACAGGGGAGAGCTCGGCGTGGATTGGCTGGCCGTTAAACCAGCGGTTGTTCAAGTCAATCACAGCCTTTTCCGCATCTTCTTCACGGCGAAACTGAAAAGACAAGGCAGAACTGCTGACCAGCCCCACTTCAATAACAAGTATCTTCAATGACGGATTCAAATATGTATCACGTGCTCACATAGGTGGCATAGTGCGAGAGCAATTTAGAAACCAGACCATCCTTTATTAGCGATGACTTATTTTTACAACAGTCCAAGGTCATGCCATGCATGCCGCCTTGGTTTTCAAATTCAACTGGTTAAAAGCACAAATATCGTGATTCACACaggcaagaaaagtttaaaaaaaaggaaaaagaaaccaaacatataattcagtttcttttccacAGTCCCACAACCACTAACCAACAGCCTAAGACACCCATCCTCCTGGGACCCACATGCCAGCTGCCGGACTGGAGCCACAGCCAGCAAGGGCTGGCCAGGGCACCAAGGCTCCGGCCTGGTCTGAGCAGGGCTGTTCTCTGAGGGTTGTTAGCTATGGTGAGGCAGGCACGCCTCACTCCTCAGCCCCAACTGCCGCCTCAGTCCTACCTTGACATACACGTTCCCCACGAGGTGGTCTCCGAGGTTGTCACAGACATTCATCTCCTCCACCTCCCCGTACTTCTCCTCCATTTCTGTGAAAACCTCCTAAGGGGAGAACGGGGGTTAGAGGATCAcaataaagatgaaaaaggaacAGAACTCATGAGTGCGTATTCTTATGAATAGAGTCAAGCCCCAATCCCCATACAGGGGGTGAACGGGTCTACAGGGTTCAGTCACTAGCTCACCTCAAAGAACTCATCATAATGTTCCTGCATCTCGACATCGCTCACGGCGCCTGTGAACAACAGAGAGCTTGCTGGTTAGAGCTGGGAACTGTGACCGCCAGAGCTCTGTGCTTAAACTCAAAACTGCTATGTAACACACATCAGCTTATCTAGAGAGAAAACAGAGCTGCACTCTGCTGGAGACGGAAGACAGTGCCTCACACAGCCACTTGTTAAAGTTTGAAGTGTGGTGAGATTTTAAAAGCCCCTTATGACCGCCTCAGTTCTggctattaaaatattaaaatcacgACAAGTTTTCATCAGCATCAAAGGGCCAACATTTTCAGAAAGCGTGAGGAAAAGGTTGAATCTcaaaagaaattttcaaattGAAAATTCTCCTCCTTTTCAGATTTAAGATACAGGCCAAGTAATCACACTGACTTTTCCCCATTCCTTTCTTAGGTTAAAATGAAAGGTGGCAATCAGGCAGGGGAGATGATTATAATCTATGCTCCCTACTAGCTTCTTTTACCAATTTTCAGCTACACAGAATGTTACTAATTCTTTCTGATGCTATTAAAACCCAAATGACGGAAAGTGAAGACTGAGAAGGACAATGACCAAATTCAATCGCAGTAATCTGAGTGCCCTTTGGCATAAAGGGAAAGTTACAGGTTTTTGTTGAAGAAAGCATCATTTTAGGTGTCAAATTGTTTTCATCTTTATTCTTCATAATTCACATGCACTAAGTGAACTCTTGTCCATTCTGTGGACAGATTTAGAAAATTCACATCCCATCCTCATTACATTCTACCATTCGAACTCTGACACTCTCTGAATCTAAATTTGAGGAAGCAGAAAGCTGGAGTGTCAGTAAGCTGATATTCCCAACAGCCAGGCCGGCAGGAGCTTCGAGGCAGGAACAGCCTGTTGCTAATAGCCACCTTCCAAAGGAGCCCTCTGGGACTCGCAGCCTCCTCTGGGCTCCCACCAAGGGCCCCAGGCTGTGGCCATGGGCCCTGCCCACAATGCCCGAGCTCTCTGAAAACTGTTTCCCTCTAAAACTGGCTTCCATCTTGATTCTGGCAGTGATTTAAGTTCCCATTCCAgccactggggggggggggggggagttggGGGAGAGCGGTGTCCCTGCATCGTAGTTGGTTCTGTACTTCACAACAGAGAACACAGTAAACACTTGTGGTGACGCCACTCCGGACAGCTCGTCTTGATTTAAAAGTTACAATGAGTGTATCTCCTTCCCTGAGTAGAAACCAAAGTCTGAACAACAGAAAAGCCAGTCAAGAGAAGCCCATTCCAAAGGGcaggttttaatatttaaaatttatttccttctccacattaggtaaatgagaagacagaaaatattcACACAGTCGAAGTCTTAGCAATGCGGAGAATCACATTTTGGTGGCCATTAAACTATTGGCTGTATTGGTGGGATTGGTATCTCTATTCTGTTACTACATAAACAGAATATTGTACTTTAAAAACTTATATAAAGttcatgttttaaaatgcttCCTAGTGGGCATATTTTATCTTCTATACTCTGGTTAAAAATTTTTGAGTCGATCAAAATGATCTGAAAGGCAGAGGTGAGTGACTGATTAAAAAAGCTACTCAACTAAAGTATTAACATgactcaatatattttaaatacaacttGCAAGTACccagttttcttaaagaaacaTTCTTAAACTGGGATTCATATTTAATCCAAGCATAGAAAGCTTATTTTTCTGCAGATACAAGGTTATATTACAAAGCCAGTAGTGATGAACCTAGTAGCTAAACTGTAGAACCAGAATTGCATTTAATATGTATTCATACAATCTGGACTCCAGAACTGTAGCATTTAGTACagctaaacttttattttgtagcaTGTGTAAAACAAGAGTCCTGCGAAtcacaaatatacacacagagaACTAATACAACATCCTTCTGTCAATAAAGCATGCGCACCCCCCGAAAACAGACAGGGCAAAGAGCGACCCGCTGTCGTCACTCAGCCCCCTGCTCCTCATCCACTGCTACCCCAGGGTAGAGCTGGCACAAGATGACTGAACCATCCAGACGGGAACACTTCCTTTCACCCACTGatcttgtttctttaaaaaaacaatacacCAAGGGCTACCAAGTCCTGCTGCCACCAGATTCAAGGAAAGAAATTCTCTTTTCAGGTCAGTATTAGCATCGAAAAACATTTAGTGTCTTGGCAGGAAGAGCGCCCCAGTCCGGTCCCCCTGCACGCAGGTGCCACGCACCACAGCACAGACCGGGAGGCCTCCCAGTCTGGACCAGCTCAGGGAGGTGGCGGCTGCCAGGGCTGTTTCACCCACCACAGGCCACCCTACAAACTGAGGGTCTCTGGGCCAAGGGTGTGTCTGATCCAGGCATGCAGCCACCAAAGGTACTGCATGGTGTTATTTTgtgatctgtttttttttttaaacagctttaaaaTGAACTGGTGAATGAGAAGCACCTACCCTTTGGTCTGGACCCTCTGATTTTAACACGAGTCCAGGATGATCATTTCAGCTTATCCTCAAATGACTACATTTACTCTAGAGTTCAACAGTTATTATTTCTATTGTTCCCTAAAAACTACCCATCAATACCACATCCGTGACTTGACTGTAGCATTCCCCGGTACATAAAGGAGTGATGTCCACTGACTGCCCACTCCAGAGCTATTCCCTGGCAAGTATCCTTTACttccccaatgcaggagacacctaCGTAAAATATCTGATGAAAACAAGAGTCCGCACAGGACTAGTGTTGAAGGTCAGTGCAACTGGGAGGGTCCTACTGGGGTCATGTTCAGGACAATGCTCTCACAGTGAAAAGCATGATCTCCAAATggagtttaagggaaaaaaactctagaaagaaagaaaatctgaaaaaattatttcagaactttttttttaagttagagcGACTTTCACTGTAAGCGGGAAAAACGTGAGCCCACATTTAAGCTGACACACGTTCTCCGGGATGACGGCCACAGTCCCAGGAGAGCAGCAGCTCTGCGCTCTCGGGAAGGGCCCCCTCTCTAGGCACTCGCTCCTCCCTAAGTGGGCACAAGTTAAACGTCCAGCAGAGGTTTCCACGGGCTCAGGGGGACACAAGCTCTGACACCTCCAGTGGAAGGCGGTCCTCGACACTACAGCGGCAGACCAGGTGCAGTCGACACTGAGCTCTGACACGCAAGCCCAGGGAACCAGGGAAGGAACTTGTATGAACTTACAGCGCAAACCGTCAGCAGACTGGGAAGAGTTTTGAGGGTTACGGTAAATGTTCAAGAGGGCAATGGTCTGAAATACAAAACGCAACAACTTTATATTATGGAAAATTAAATGTAAACACTTAACCGGTTTCCTGTGGCGATCGCTTCAGTCAAGACTCAGTGCTGAAAAAAGAGCAAGTTATTTTGTTTTGAAGCAGTGATGTTTTCTCTCAGCTGATGGCTGTCCTGGAGCGCCCTAACACTTCAGTGTAACAGAGATCCCATGATATGCTAGTATTGTATTTCTGTCACAGACTAGAAGAATTCACCATTTCAAAGTTCCAATCCAGTTAAGAAGGCAGACAAGTCGGCAGGCTACCACCAAAACCACTCTTGTAACAGGAAACTTAATGAACAACTGAGAAAGAAGCGTGCCTGTATAAACGGACTAGAGAAATACAATAATTACATATCATGAAATCTCCACTCCCTAGAGGAAAAATCATAATGGTGAAATAAAACCCACACTTACTGGGCAACTTACCTTATTGATTCCTACATATTCCTAAGGTTTTTGATTTCACAGAAAGAACTTAATAATTGCCAGGGGTTCAGCCACTGGTAAGACCAATAACTGGCTGGTGACGTTCGGCTGTCACAGGGCCGGACCCCTCTCGCTAACAAACATTCAGGGCGGGAGAGGCCTGGCCAGCGACCTCCTCGGCCAGCCTGCTGACCTCGGCCAAGTATCAAGTTCTTACTGTGAATGCCAAGGACCTCCGGCACCGTGTCCTGTTTGCAACAGCTCTATGTCAGCAGCTCAGAAGCCAACATGGTTTGTCTCAATTAAGAGTGGGCTCTTTAACACCATTGTCTTAAAAAAACTTCTCCAACTGTGGGACTTACAGTGTGAGCCGTCAGCCGTCTGTGCACTGTTTTGGGGATTACGATAGATGTTTTGAATCAAGATGGTCtgcggggaaaaaaaaataaaaaggggaatTCTACTGGCTGCTGTGCATATATTAGACAATTGCAAAGAGACAACTTGTTTGCAAATGGCTCAACGCCTGCTGTTTGTTTGCTTCCTGCAAATCAGACACTTGTCTTCTGAAGAGTACACCCAAACCATCATATTATGAAAACAGAGTTTGAGCGGTGACTTAGGTCAAGTGACTTAGGTCAAGTCAGCCAGCAACCAAGAAGAAACTGTTATTTTGAGTAGGCCCATGTTACTGAAGTGTTTTAATGCAATAGAACACTAACATTTTTTATGCTTCAAGCTAACAGACACTATGATGTCAAAAAATTCATGTTATAATCATATTCCCCACatgaaattatgtttttaaaaccaAATGTGTAACTCAAGCATATGCAGTCCATCAAGCTCTCTTGATCTCGTAGGAAACAGGCACACGAATGGGTTTCCTAACTCTCAGAGGCAGCTAGCACATTTACACTTTCTTGGTGGGATCTCTGTTTACATAATACAATAGCTTAAAACATTTGCTCTTTTCCGATCCttcttttaagggaaaaaaatccttttagCCCTTGTGCTTTAAACTGGATCAGGTAGACTTGAAACCTTACATTGTACCGTTCTTCTTAAAATCAAGTTGTCTGAAAAAACAAACCATGTTTAAGTTAGTAGGCTAGCACATTACATGAATCTTAATGTCCATATCACTGTAAGAAGCTTAAAAAGAAACCCACACTGACATTGTTAGAGATTTACAAGCTGAACCAATAAATCACataatttaggaaaataaatatgCAGTCTCAACACGTATCCAAAGCAATTTTTTAACTGGTTTTATAAAACTGGACTGTTCTACTTGTAGCTGAGTGTTCAAAGGGAATGGTCATGAGAGAGCCCCCCAGTCAAAGGTCTGCTCTGGGAAACCCACTTGGGGGAATGACCACCAGCCACACAGCACTGCCTCGTCCTCTGGCCTGGCCTCTCCCTCACGTCACGGATAGCCTATCTCAGGCCTTGGCTGTTTCCCAAAGCCAACCACATTAGGTTTTTAACTAAAACCACCTGAGCGTGACAAGTCTGATGGACAGCTATACGGAGCCCAACTCTCTCCAACAGGAAATTCCTGTTAGATCTCACCCAGGTCATCTGGCAGTGACCGTTTAATAAAACGACACTTAAAGGGAGTAATGCAGTTCCCTTAAAATCAGAGGAGGTCAGGATTACCTGAAACCAACCAAATGAATCAAAACAAGATGTTCAAGTTAACACATACAGCTGACTCCCACCAAACTTTATGGAATCATGGCCACTGGCCTAGTCGGGGAGACTTAGTTCACAAATGGAAGcacttaaagaaaacatattACAGAAAATGTAAAGCAAATCCTCCAATATTCTGAATTTCAAAAGAGACATGCTCAAAGCAATTAAATTAGAAacactgtctttttctttcaccaCCTGGCTGGTTTTCGTAAACATTATATCCACTGGTGCTGAGGCTGCACATTTAGACTTCACAGGCCATCTGAAGGagctccagaaagactgaagtctAGATCTTTTTCAAATTCCAAATGTTCAGGTGAACATGGGCAGAAGGTTTCTGTTTCTCTCAGAGGTGCCATCTCCCTTAAATTCACTGGATCACTTGAAGGGTGTAAACCCCTGCCTTTTCTTCAATTAGCCAAAAAGAAACTATCAAAAATCACAATTTTTGATTAAACTTTCAACAGGGCTAAGCCCAATCTCTCAAATAAGTGGCATCTCTCAACCGCCATCTCTCAATTAATTGAACAGACTGGCCATTAACCAGAAGGGAAGTGCCCACCTTCTAAGGTtaaatttcacttttcatgttgCTATAACATGCTACAACTAGCTGTGTCCTTGGCTGGGGTCTTAAGGGGACATGCCCAGTAGTACTGGAGAGCCCCCTACGGGGCAGAGCATGGCAATCTCCTTCAAGGCAGCCCCGCCCACCTCTACATCTACCAGCCTGGAGAAGAGGCGAGGTCAGCGCTGGCCTGGCTGTCCCTCCCGACCCATGTCTATTAGAGGCAGGGAGGGTGGTAAGGCAGTGAAAACCAGTCATAGCCAACAAGTTTCTCCAATGATAAAAACAGGGACTGGTGCTCTCAGACCTTCTGCTGGGGTGGTTCACCTGCCTCATTCGCATTTAAACAAAACACATTTATgaacacaaacagaaaaataaaactagaggGGAAAAAACCCTGCTTATTAACACACGGAAATTACTAACTGCCTCTATCAAGTACATGAAGTCTTGATAATttacatgaaaacagaaaaaaaaaaaggaaaaacaaacaaacctggcTAAAGGTCGGTTTATTGTGCAACCGAGAGCATCTGTCTCCATGACGACATGCtccaattttgaaataaaatgaacagTTGACTCTGTAAGGGAAAACGAGAGCTGATTATTGTGCTGGAAAGACATCAACTAGATGGAAATATGTCATAAACACGACAAATGCCACCACACTACTTTTCTTTTACTTCACGAAGACCTAGGCACATTGTTTCTCTTGGTAACAGGTActttgaaggcaatggcaccccactccagtgctcttgcctggaaaaccccatggacggaggagcctggtggcctgcagtccatggggttgctaagagtcgggctgactgagcgacttcactttcactcttcactttcatgcattggagaaggaactggcaacccactccagtgttcttgcctggagaatcccagagacagaggagcctagtgggctgccgtctatggggtcgcacagagtccgacatgactgaagcgacttagcagcagcccacctgatcagttgtgtccacctctttgtgatcccatggatggcagcccaccacacttctgtccatgggattcttcaggcaagaatgctggagggggctgccatgccctcctccagaagagcttcctgacccagggaacaaacctcacgtctcctgcatgcaggcagattctttaccacttctgtACCCTGGCAAGCCCTGGTTTATTTAACTTCAATTTGCCCCTCTTCAAACACGGCACTCTATTCTAACCTGATTTCCTCCTCATTCAAATCCCCTTCACTTTCAAGTACGGTTGGTCCTTGAACAACTTCTATTCGGATTTTTCGGTTATTAAATACTGCAGGACTACAGGACCCATGGTTGGATGAATCGCAGGATTCAGAACAGCAGACATGAAGGGCTGACTGGAGGGTAAATGAACTGCGACTGGATTACTGACTGTGCAGAGGGCTGGCACCCCAACCTCCATGTGGTTCAAAGGTTCAATTAGATTCAATAGTTCTCTGCTCCACTGTTCTCTCTTAAACTGAATGTAAGTTAGTCTAAAACTATATTTAACTCAAAACCTATCTGCTCCTTTTCCTTCCATGATGAACTTCTCTCTTGAGGACATCAGCAGTCTGGTGAGGGGTCAGGATCTTGACTCTGCTACTAGTTGCTTGGGGTTTGGGCCAGTCACCCCCACCTGTCCGGGTCTCTGTAAACTGAGGAAAATGCCAACCTTCGCACTGTTCCAAGAACCAGGATCAAGTATACTATGTGCTCATCACATGCAGTCACTATCATCTAAATAAATACAAAGTCCAGGTTCCCTGAGCCAAGACAGCAGACCAACAGAATATTTCCAAAAGAGGTCTGAAGTAAACAATCCTCCCCAGTTTCAATACACTGAGAATAAGCTATTGGGGCACCCACTCTGCTCGTAAGAACTACACAAGGTCATCTCTCAATATGCTCCAATACTTGGGCGATGCAGACAAAATCAAAACTAGCAATCCAGCCAGCCTGGCAGCAACGCATGGTGGCTGAGCAGATCTGTGATGAGTTATGCAACCTTCCTAGATGTGTCCCATTAAAACGCAGACTTGCAGAGGTGGGAAAGTTACCCTGTAGAGTCAATTATTTTAGCAAGGGCCATTCACagttgccaacgcaggagacctgggttccatccctgggctgggaagatcgcctggagaagggaaaggctacccactgtcggacatgactgagcgactttcacattcacAGTTAAGATTAAAGGGCCTCAGTGACATTTGATGGCCCATGAAATCAACTAGCCATTTATTTATTATCAGGTAGCAATAAAAATGGAGAAGTCTAAATTTATGAGGAGAGAAAAATGATTACTACACTTGAGTATGTCACATTACGTCTTCAGAAAGTCACTTGAAAATAGTTTAAGACTGTCTCAGAATGGACAAAACCCCTGTCTCAACCATTAACACCCAACTATTATATATAAGTGAAACAATCCTTGCTGCTGTACTATCAGAAATGACTCTCATTTCACAATGACCAGTTAATCACTGAATTGAATCTATTAGTCAAAGCTTTTCTAGTAGGCTCACTGGACTActgcaataaaatgaaaagatgttaaaaCATGCAGTGTACTATTTGAGAGAAGATATCAGAAAGGCTAATCCATTCTTAGATTTAGAAAGTGTCTAAAACCTCAAATGTGTAATtagctaaatatttttaattgctagGTGTACATTTTACTTTCAgttcaaattaaatttaaaaagttagcaGGAATCATTTTTCAGCTGAAAATTTTGAGCTGTTTCCTGGAAATTAAAACTCCACAAATCTCCCTGAAACGAGAAGCCTATATTAAATAATCAAGTTT
This genomic window contains:
- the U2AF1 gene encoding splicing factor U2AF 35 kDa subunit isoform X1; the encoded protein is MAEYLASIFGTEKDKVNCSFYFKIGACRHGDRCSRLHNKPTFSQTIALLNIYRNPQNSSQSADGLRCAVSDVEMQEHYDEFFEEVFTEMEEKYGEVEEMNVCDNLGDHLVGNVYVKFRREEDAEKAVIDLNNRWFNGQPIHAELSPVTDFREACCRQYEMGECTRGGFCNFMHLKPISRELRRELYGRRRKKHRSRSRSRERRSRSRDRGRGGGGGGGGGRERDRRRSRDRERSGRF
- the U2AF1 gene encoding splicing factor U2AF 35 kDa subunit isoform X2 codes for the protein MAEYLASIFGTEKDKVNCSFYFKIGACRHGDRCSRLHNKPTFSQTILIQNIYRNPQNSAQTADGSHCAVSDVEMQEHYDEFFEEVFTEMEEKYGEVEEMNVCDNLGDHLVGNVYVKFRREEDAEKAVIDLNNRWFNGQPIHAELSPVTDFREACCRQYEMGECTRGGFCNFMHLKPISRELRRELYGRRRKKHRSRSRSRERRSRSRDRGRGGGGGGGGGRERDRRRSRDRERSGRF